The sequence GGGGGTCCGGTGGAAGGCCGCCGCCCGGACGGTGCCCCACGGGTCGAGCGGGGTGACCGGCGCGTCCGAGCCGAAGGCCAACGGGACACCGGCCTTGAGCATGGCCGCGTACGGGTTGAGGGTGCGGGCGCGCGCGGCACCGAGCCGATCGACGTACATACCGTCCTCGCCGCCCCAGGCCGCGTCGAACGCGGGCTGCACCGATGCGGTCAGCCCCAGCTTCGCGAACGCGGCGATGGTGGCGGGCGTCATCATCTCCGCGTGCTCCACCCGGTGCCGGGCGGCACGGACGCGGGCCAGGCCGACCTTCTCGGCGGCCGCCCGGACGCCCTCGACGACGGCGGTGATCGCGGCGTCCCCGATGGCGTGGAACCCGGCCTGGAGACCCTCCTCCGTGCAGGCGGCCACGTGCTCGGTGACGGCGTGCACGTCGAGGTACTCGGTGCCGGTGTGCGCGGCGTCCTCGTACGGGGCGTGCAGGCAGGCGGTGTGCGAGCCCAGGGCTCCGTCGACGAACAGGTCTCCGGCGGCCCCGACGGCCCCGAGCTCCTTGGCCAGCGCGAGGTCCCGGTCGGCCCAGTACCCGAAGACGCGCGGCCCGGGCCGCTCGGCGGCCAGGGCGAGCAGGCCGGTGAAGTCCTCGGCGGAGGAGATCTCGGGCCCACCGCACTCGTGGACGGAGCCGATCCCGAGGGACGCGGCCCGGTCGAGGGCGGCCCGCTGCGCCTCGGCCCGCTGCGCGGGGGTGACGGCGGCCAGCGCGGCCCGCCGTACGGCGTGGTGGTCGTCGGCGGTCAGCGGCCGGTCCCCCTCGGGCCGTACCTCCGGGACGAGGGCGAGCAGGGCGGTGGTGACCACGGCCGAGTGCACGTCGACACGGCTGAGGTAGAGCGGGCGGCCCCCGGTGGCCTCGTCGAGCTCGGCGCGGTGCGGGGCCCGGCGCTCGGGCCAGCGGGCGGCGTCCCAGCCGTGCCCGAGGAGCACCCGGTCGGCCGGACGGCTCGCGGCGTACGCGCGGACGAGGTCCAGCGCGGCGGACAGGGTGCGCGCGCCGGAGAGGTCCAGCCCGGTGAGGGCCAGACCCGCGGAGGTGGTGTGGACGTGGGCGTCGGTGAAGGCCGGCGTGACGAGCGCGCCGCCGAGGTCGACGACCTCGTCCACGCCCTGCGCGAAGGCGTCTGCGGCGCCCTCGGAACCGACCCAGGCGATGCGGCCGCGCTCGACGACCATCGCGGTGGCGAAGGGGTCGGCGGGGCTGTGCACCTCGCCCCCGCGGAGGAGAACGGTCCTGGTCGGTGCTCCGGCGGCGTCGGCGGAGTGGGCGGTGCGGTCAGTCATGCCGACCAGTGTCCCGCGTCGCCCACCCCGGCCCCACCACCGGGTCCCCGCTCGGGCTCGGTTCAGACGCGGGGCGGGCGCGCCTCGTAGGGGGTGGACAGGACGACCGTCGTGCGCGTCGAGACGTGCGCGAGGGCGCGCAGGCGGCCCAGGAGGTCTTCCAGCTCCAGGGGGGTGGCGACGCGCACCTTCAGGATGTAGTTCTCGTCGCCCGCGACGCTGTGGCAGGCCTCGATCTCCGGGACGCCGGCCAGCCGGTCGGCGATGTCGTCGGGAGCACTCGGGTCGAAGGGCTTGACCGAGATGAACGCGGTCAGCGGCAGGCCGACGGCCTCCGGATCGACCACGGCCGCATAGCCGCGGATGACCCCGCGCTGCTCCAGACGTCGTACTCGCTGATGGACTGCCGACGTGGACAGTCCCGTGGCCTTGCCCAGATCCGTGTAACTCATCCGCCCGTCCCGCACGAGCAGATCAACGATCTGGCGGTCCAGCTCCTCCATTGCGCTCATAGCCGCTCAACTTAAGGCCCAAGGGCACTCCAGGCCCAGTGCTGTCCGCCCACTGGAGGCATCTGCGCCAGGCATGTGACCAAGGCCACAGGGGTATGCAGGTGGAGGCCTGTCTGTTGTGGTTACTCGTGACGCTCGACGGGAATTGGTTGCTGTGGCCGAGGCCGAAGAACCTGCCCGCCCGGCCCACCCAAGGGGGAGTACATCCATGCTGAACACCAAGCGCGCCGGTCGCACCGAACCGGAGCCCCTGGAACCGCTCGATCCAGGGAACGGAACGTACCCGGACGACGGCGATTACCTCGACGAGATCGAGGGATTCGAGATCCATCACGCGATCTGCCCCGACTGCGGCCAGTCGATCGCCCTCGTCGCGGACGAGGAGTACCTGCCCCAGCACGCCCTCTGCCTGACCCCGTGGAACCCCTTCGGCCTCACCGTGTGCGCGGGCACCGG comes from Streptomyces virginiae and encodes:
- a CDS encoding amidohydrolase; translated protein: MTDRTAHSADAAGAPTRTVLLRGGEVHSPADPFATAMVVERGRIAWVGSEGAADAFAQGVDEVVDLGGALVTPAFTDAHVHTTSAGLALTGLDLSGARTLSAALDLVRAYAASRPADRVLLGHGWDAARWPERRAPHRAELDEATGGRPLYLSRVDVHSAVVTTALLALVPEVRPEGDRPLTADDHHAVRRAALAAVTPAQRAEAQRAALDRAASLGIGSVHECGGPEISSAEDFTGLLALAAERPGPRVFGYWADRDLALAKELGAVGAAGDLFVDGALGSHTACLHAPYEDAAHTGTEYLDVHAVTEHVAACTEEGLQAGFHAIGDAAITAVVEGVRAAAEKVGLARVRAARHRVEHAEMMTPATIAAFAKLGLTASVQPAFDAAWGGEDGMYVDRLGAARARTLNPYAAMLKAGVPLAFGSDAPVTPLDPWGTVRAAAFHRTPEHRISVRAAFTAHTRGGWRALGRDDAGVLVPGAPADYAVWQTGDLVVQAPDDRVARWSTDPRSGTPGLPDLTPGSDLPVCLATVVGGREVFVRPQG
- a CDS encoding Lrp/AsnC family transcriptional regulator, with product MEELDRQIVDLLVRDGRMSYTDLGKATGLSTSAVHQRVRRLEQRGVIRGYAAVVDPEAVGLPLTAFISVKPFDPSAPDDIADRLAGVPEIEACHSVAGDENYILKVRVATPLELEDLLGRLRALAHVSTRTTVVLSTPYEARPPRV